One Phycisphaerae bacterium RAS2 DNA window includes the following coding sequences:
- the ubiE_2 gene encoding Demethylmenaquinone methyltransferase produces the protein MAAAGEYHVLPAEAGYDLWAEIYDGEDNPLIQLEQPRVIDLLGTLRGLNVADVGCGTGRHTQWLAAAGASVIGLDFSRGMLEKARSKPGCAKVDFRQHDLAAPLPFADGELDRIVCGLVLEHVPDLGFVFGEFRRVLRPGGFAVVSNLHPAMMLRGVSARFTDPRTGVQTRPRSCSHTISDYVNAALRAGLTLDHLSEHAVDEALVARSPRSEKYLGWPLLLMMQTARQA, from the coding sequence ATGGCGGCAGCCGGCGAATACCACGTGCTTCCTGCCGAAGCCGGATACGACCTCTGGGCCGAGATTTACGACGGAGAGGACAACCCGCTGATCCAGCTCGAACAGCCCCGGGTCATCGACCTCCTGGGCACCCTTCGCGGGCTGAACGTGGCGGACGTCGGCTGCGGGACCGGCCGGCATACGCAATGGCTGGCGGCGGCCGGAGCGAGCGTCATCGGGCTGGATTTCTCACGCGGCATGCTGGAAAAGGCGCGCAGCAAGCCGGGCTGCGCGAAGGTGGATTTCCGTCAACATGATCTCGCGGCCCCCCTTCCATTCGCCGACGGCGAACTCGATCGAATCGTGTGCGGCCTCGTGCTGGAGCATGTCCCGGACCTGGGCTTTGTGTTTGGCGAGTTTCGTCGGGTGCTTCGGCCCGGCGGGTTTGCCGTGGTGTCGAACCTGCATCCGGCGATGATGCTGCGCGGCGTTTCGGCGCGATTCACCGACCCGCGTACGGGCGTTCAGACGCGGCCGCGAAGCTGCTCGCATACGATCAGCGATTACGTGAACGCGGCCCTGCGAGCGGGCCTGACCTTGGATCATTTGAGCGAGCACGCGGTGGACGAGGCCCTGGTGGCGCGGTCGCCGCGGTCGGAGAAGTACCTAGGCTGGCCCCTGCTGCTGATGATGCAAACGGCAAGGCAGGCGTAA
- the aceE gene encoding Pyruvate dehydrogenase E1 component codes for MNDFERFDTDPVETQEWLDSLRAVIAHQGQSRAGYLMTILRDYAHAQGMPVPFSANTPYVNTIPADQQPKYPGDRAIERRLKSLLRWNAMALVVRANRRSSGIGGHISTYASAATLLEVGFQHFFRANTPERSGDQIYFQGHASPGIYARAYLLGRLTAQQMHNFRRELQPGGGLSSYPHPWLMPNFWEFPTVSMGLGPLSAIYQARFNRYLHDRGLAQTDHCRVWAFLGDGEMDEPESMGAITLASREGLDNLIFVVNCNLQRLDGPVRGNGSIVQELEAAFRGAGWNAIKVLWGHDWDPLFEADEDHLLPARMARTVDGEWQRYSTESGDYIREKFFGAHPNLLKLVEHLSDKQLQKLRLGGHDPEKVFAAFDRAVRPNGKPTVILARTIKGYGLGEAGEGKNITHQQKKLNEDELRHFRDRFEIPVSDKDLKDAPFYRPPENSPELQYLRDQRAKLGGYIPRRVVRAQPLEEPSEKCFNEFYGGSGGREVSTTMAFVRILARLLEDKKVGRLIVPIVPDESRTFGMDALFQKYAIYAHFGQKYEPVDRKQLMYYREETNGQILQEGITEAGSLASFTAAGTAYVTHGVNTIPFFVFYSMFGFQRVGDSIWAHADMRGRGFLMGATAGRTTLAGEGLQHQDGNSHLLASTVPNIVTYDPAFAYELAVIIRDGIHRMYEKQEDVFYYITIGNEPYVMPAMPEGCEEGILRGMYLFQRGERKRNWPHVHLLGSGSILNEVIRAQAILAERFKVVADVWSVTSYLQLRRDALAAERWSRLHPTAKPRRGYFEQQMAADPAPIVAASDYVKTVAEQVARWAPAEFCPLGTDGFGRSEAREELRRHFEVDAESIVVATLHQLAAKGSVDAKVVEDAIRTFGLDPEGRDPAKA; via the coding sequence ATGAATGATTTCGAACGCTTCGACACCGACCCAGTCGAAACCCAGGAATGGCTTGATTCGCTCCGCGCCGTGATTGCCCATCAGGGGCAGTCGCGGGCGGGTTACCTGATGACCATCTTGCGCGACTATGCCCACGCACAGGGCATGCCGGTTCCCTTCAGCGCCAACACGCCGTACGTCAATACAATTCCCGCCGATCAGCAACCGAAGTACCCCGGCGATCGGGCGATCGAACGCCGGCTCAAGAGCCTGCTTCGATGGAACGCGATGGCGCTGGTCGTGCGGGCCAATCGGCGCTCCAGCGGCATCGGCGGGCACATTTCCACGTACGCCAGCGCGGCCACGCTTCTGGAAGTGGGCTTTCAGCACTTCTTTCGCGCGAACACGCCCGAGCGCTCCGGGGATCAGATTTATTTTCAGGGGCACGCCTCGCCCGGTATTTATGCGCGGGCCTATTTGCTGGGCCGCTTGACCGCGCAACAGATGCACAACTTTCGTCGCGAGCTGCAACCCGGCGGGGGGCTATCCAGTTACCCGCACCCATGGCTTATGCCGAACTTCTGGGAGTTTCCGACCGTCTCGATGGGCCTCGGCCCGCTCTCGGCGATCTACCAGGCGAGATTTAATCGGTACCTTCATGACCGCGGACTGGCACAAACCGATCACTGCCGCGTCTGGGCGTTTCTCGGCGACGGCGAAATGGACGAGCCGGAAAGCATGGGCGCGATCACGCTGGCCTCGCGCGAAGGGTTGGACAATCTCATTTTCGTCGTGAACTGCAACCTGCAACGGCTCGACGGCCCGGTCCGCGGCAACGGCAGCATTGTGCAGGAACTGGAAGCCGCTTTTCGCGGTGCCGGGTGGAACGCCATCAAGGTGCTTTGGGGCCACGACTGGGACCCGCTCTTCGAAGCCGACGAGGATCATCTGTTGCCCGCGCGGATGGCGCGCACCGTTGATGGCGAATGGCAGCGATACAGCACAGAATCGGGCGACTACATTCGTGAGAAGTTCTTCGGCGCGCATCCCAACCTGCTCAAACTGGTTGAACACCTTTCCGACAAGCAGTTGCAGAAGCTGCGGCTCGGCGGGCACGATCCCGAGAAGGTCTTCGCTGCGTTCGACCGAGCCGTGCGTCCGAACGGCAAGCCGACCGTCATCCTCGCGCGAACGATCAAGGGCTACGGACTGGGCGAGGCCGGCGAGGGCAAGAACATCACGCATCAGCAGAAGAAGCTGAATGAAGACGAGCTTCGGCATTTCCGCGACCGGTTTGAAATCCCCGTCTCCGACAAAGACCTGAAAGACGCGCCGTTCTATCGGCCGCCGGAGAACAGCCCCGAGCTGCAATACCTCCGCGACCAGCGCGCGAAGCTGGGCGGCTACATCCCTCGGCGCGTCGTGCGGGCGCAGCCGCTGGAAGAACCGTCGGAAAAGTGCTTCAACGAATTCTACGGCGGCAGCGGGGGGCGCGAGGTCTCGACCACGATGGCGTTTGTGCGCATCCTGGCGCGCCTGCTGGAGGACAAAAAGGTCGGGCGGTTGATCGTGCCGATCGTCCCCGACGAATCGCGAACGTTCGGCATGGACGCGCTGTTTCAGAAATATGCCATTTACGCTCACTTCGGCCAGAAGTACGAACCGGTCGATCGCAAGCAGTTGATGTACTACCGCGAGGAGACCAACGGCCAGATTCTTCAGGAGGGCATCACCGAGGCCGGCTCGCTGGCGTCGTTCACTGCCGCGGGCACAGCCTATGTCACCCACGGCGTTAACACGATTCCGTTCTTCGTGTTCTACTCGATGTTCGGCTTTCAGCGCGTCGGCGACAGCATCTGGGCGCACGCAGACATGCGCGGCCGTGGATTCCTCATGGGCGCGACCGCCGGCCGCACGACCCTCGCCGGCGAAGGGTTGCAGCATCAGGACGGCAACAGCCACCTTCTGGCGAGCACGGTTCCGAACATCGTGACATACGACCCGGCGTTTGCCTATGAACTGGCGGTCATCATTCGCGATGGCATTCACCGGATGTATGAGAAACAGGAAGACGTCTTTTATTACATCACGATCGGCAACGAGCCGTACGTGATGCCCGCGATGCCCGAGGGGTGCGAAGAGGGCATTCTGCGAGGCATGTACCTCTTCCAGCGCGGCGAGCGCAAGCGCAACTGGCCGCACGTGCACCTGCTGGGCAGCGGGTCGATCCTGAATGAAGTCATCCGGGCACAGGCGATCCTGGCGGAACGATTCAAGGTCGTGGCCGATGTGTGGAGCGTCACGAGTTACCTGCAGCTGCGGCGCGACGCGCTGGCGGCCGAGCGATGGAGTCGCCTGCACCCGACCGCCAAACCGCGACGCGGTTATTTCGAACAGCAGATGGCGGCCGATCCGGCGCCGATCGTAGCGGCGAGCGATTACGTCAAGACGGTCGCCGAACAAGTGGCACGTTGGGCACCGGCGGAGTTCTGTCCGCTCGGGACGGATGGTTTTGGTCGCAGCGAAGCGCGCGAGGAACTTCGGCGGCATTTCGAAGTTGACGCGGAGTCGATCGTGGTTGCTACGCTGCATCAATTGGCAGCCAAGGGCAGCGTCGATGCCAAAGTCGTTGAAGACGCCATCCGCACGTTCGGGCTTGATCCCGAAGGCCGCGACCCTGCGAAGGCATGA
- the hisS gene encoding Histidine--tRNA ligase yields the protein MTIQSVKGTRDLYPELLAPIRRIFDVWRNVSIRHGFLEYEGPTLEMLELYREKSGDELVGQLFRLTDAGGRELALRPEMTPTLARMVAARINALPKPIKWFSIPTLFRGENVQRGRLREFYQWNIDVIGAAEPAADAECILVGIEALRELGLTASDFCVHISNRRLVTAMLEAVRIPAEAHGRAFALMDKASSMPEADFAKVWDAAFSEQLSADRLRAVMSVPNPELLKSELGGAVGGAELEEAVLQTATVLSILNNFGVGDFCRFDMHIVRGLAYYTGPVFEFYDRSQNERAICGGGRYDDLLGKLGKSREPAIGFGMGDVVLALLLEERGLSKPQQAEQVVFVADADPACRAYVYHIAAAIRRCGIPADFLYTHQPLHKQMKSADKRGATTAIIVGDESGGGEAVQIKDMKKGTQRSVTMESMLQDPRRALEAAP from the coding sequence ATGACCATTCAATCCGTCAAAGGGACGCGCGATCTATACCCCGAGCTGCTTGCGCCGATCCGCCGCATCTTCGATGTCTGGCGAAATGTCTCCATCCGGCACGGTTTCCTGGAGTACGAAGGGCCGACGCTGGAAATGCTTGAGCTTTATCGCGAAAAGAGCGGCGATGAACTGGTCGGCCAACTCTTTCGACTGACTGACGCAGGGGGACGGGAGTTGGCGCTTCGGCCCGAGATGACGCCGACGCTTGCGCGAATGGTCGCGGCCCGCATCAACGCGCTGCCCAAACCGATCAAGTGGTTCAGCATCCCGACGCTCTTTCGCGGCGAGAATGTTCAGCGCGGCCGGCTGCGCGAGTTCTACCAGTGGAACATCGACGTAATCGGGGCGGCCGAGCCGGCGGCGGATGCCGAGTGCATCCTGGTCGGCATTGAAGCGCTGCGCGAGCTGGGCCTGACCGCGAGCGACTTCTGTGTCCACATCAGCAATCGGCGATTGGTCACCGCAATGCTGGAAGCCGTGCGGATCCCGGCGGAAGCGCATGGCCGCGCGTTCGCCTTGATGGACAAGGCGTCCTCCATGCCGGAAGCGGACTTCGCGAAGGTTTGGGACGCGGCTTTTTCGGAGCAATTGTCGGCGGACCGTCTGCGCGCGGTGATGAGCGTGCCGAATCCGGAGCTGCTCAAGAGCGAACTCGGCGGAGCGGTGGGGGGGGCCGAGTTGGAAGAAGCAGTCTTGCAAACGGCCACGGTGCTATCGATCCTCAACAATTTCGGGGTCGGTGACTTCTGCCGCTTTGATATGCACATCGTTCGCGGACTGGCGTATTACACCGGGCCGGTTTTTGAGTTTTATGACCGATCGCAGAACGAGCGGGCCATCTGCGGCGGGGGGCGCTACGATGACTTGCTCGGCAAGCTCGGCAAGTCGCGCGAGCCGGCCATCGGTTTCGGCATGGGTGACGTTGTTCTGGCACTTCTGCTGGAGGAGCGCGGGCTCTCGAAACCGCAGCAAGCCGAGCAGGTTGTGTTTGTGGCGGATGCCGACCCCGCATGCCGCGCATACGTTTATCACATCGCGGCGGCGATTCGTCGATGCGGCATTCCCGCCGACTTCCTCTACACCCACCAGCCCCTTCACAAGCAGATGAAATCCGCCGACAAGCGAGGCGCGACGACGGCGATCATCGTGGGAGATGAAAGCGGTGGCGGCGAAGCGGTCCAAATCAAAGACATGAAGAAGGGGACGCAACGAAGCGTCACAATGGAATCCATGCTGCAGGACCCGCGCCGCGCGCTGGAGGCCGCACCGTGA